The nucleotide sequence ctccgaaagtgtctgttgggttggcacgaatcgagactgggatttgtcactccgtgtaaacggagaggtatctctgggcccactcggtaggacatcatcataatgtgcacaatgtgaccaaggagttgatcacgggatgatgtgttacggaacgagtaaagagacttgccagtaacgatattgaacaaggtatcgggataccgacgatcgaatctcgggcaagtatcgtaccgctagacaaagggaattgtatacgggattgatcgaatcctcgacatcgtggttcatccgatgagatcatcgtggaacatgtaggaaccaacatgggtatccagatcccgctgttggttattgaccggagaacgtctcggtcatgtctgcatggttcccgaacccgtagggtctacacacttaaggttcgatgacgctagggttataaggaatagatatacgtggttaccgaatgttgttcggagtcccggatgagatcccggacgtcacgaggagttccggaatggtccggaggtaaagatttatatatgggaagtcctgttttggtcaccggaaaagtttcgggttttaccggtagtgtaccgggaccaccggaggggtccgggggtccaccaagtggggccaccagccccggagggctgcatgggccaagtgtgggaggggaccagccccaggtgggctggtgcgccccccccaccaaggcccaaggcgcctccaagagggaaggggggcaaaccctagggcagatgggccctaaggcccaccccaggtgcgcctccccctctcccccttgtggccgccacccagatgggatctgggggctgccgccacccctagggagggaaccctaggtgggggcgcagcccctcccctccccctatatatacttgaggtttgggctgcccaagacacacgagttcctctccttcttggcgcagccctacccctctccctcctcgtctcttgcggtgcttggcgaagccctgctggagtaccacgctcctccaccaccaccacgccgttgtgctgctgctggatggagtcttcctcaacctctccctctctccttgctggatcaaggcatgggagacgtcaccgggctgtacgtgtgttgaacgcggaggtgccgtccgttcggcactaggatctccggtgatttggatcacgacgagtacgactccttcaaccccgttctcttgaacgcttccgcttagcgatctacaagggtatgtagatgcactctccttcccctcgttgctggtttctccatagatagatcttggtgacacgtaggaaaattttgaatttctgctacgttccccaacagtggcatcatgagctaggtctattgcgtagattctatgcacgagtagaacacaaagtagttgtgggcgttgattttgttcaatatgcttaccgttactagtccaatcttgattcggcggcattgtgggatgaagcggcccggaccgaccttacacgtactcttacgtgagactggttccaccgactgacatgcactagttgcataaggtggctagcgggtgtctgtctctcccactttagtcggatcggattcgatgaaaagggtccttatgaagggtaaatagcaattggcatatcacgttgtggtttttgcgtaggtaagaaacgttcttgctagaaacccatagcagccacgtaaaacatgcaaacaacaattagaggacgtctaacttgtttttgcagggtatgctatgtgatgtgatatggccaaaaggatgtgatgaatgatatgtgatgtatgagattgatcatgttcttgtaataggaatcacgacttgcatgtcgatgagtatgacaaccggcaggagccataggagttgtcttaatttatttatgacctgcgtgtcatgataaacgtcatgtaattactttactttattgctaaccgttagccatagtagtagaagtaatagttggcgagcaacttcatggagacacgatgatggagatcatgatgatggagatcatggtgtcatgccggtgacaagatgatcatggagccccaagatggagatcaaaggagctatatgatattggccatatcatgtcactattatttgattgcatgtgatgtttatcatgtttttgcatcttgtttacttagaacgacggtagtaaataagatgatccctcataataatttcaagaaagtgttccccctaactgtgcaccgttgcgacagttcgttgtttcgaagcaccacgtgatgatcgggtgtgatagattctaacgttcacatacaacgggtgtaagacagatttacacacgcgaaacacttaggttgacttgacgagcctagcatgtacagacatggcctcggaacacaagagaccgaaaggtcgagcatgagtcgtatggtagatacgatcaacatgaagatgttcaccgatgttgactagtccgtctcacgtgatgatcggacacggcctagttgactcggatcatgtaatcacttagatgactagagggatgtctatctgagtgggagttcataagatgaacttaattatcctgaacatagtcaaaaggtcttcgcaaattatgtcgtagctcgcgcttcagttctactgtttagatatgttcctagagaaaatttagttgaaagttgatagtagcaattatgcggactaggtccgtaaactgaggattgtcctcattgcttcatagaaggcttatgtccttaatgcaccgctcagtgtgctgaacctcgaacgtcgtctgtggatgttgcgaacatctgacatacacattttgataactacgtgatagttcagttaaacggtttagagttgaggcaccgaagacgttttgaaacgtcgcgaaacatatgagatgtttcgagggctgaaattgggatttcaggctcgtgcccacgtcaagaggtatgagacctccgacgattttcttagcctgcaaactaaggagaaaagctcaattgttgagcttgtgctcagattgtctgagtacaacaatcatttgaatcgagtgggagttgatcttccagatgagatagtgatgtttctccgaagtcattaccaccaagctgctagagcttcgtgatgaactataatatatcagggacatatatgatgatccttgagatattcgcgatgtttgacaccacaaaagtagaaatcaagaaggagcatcaattgttgatggttggtgaaaccactagtttcaagaagggcaagggcaagaagggatacttcatgaaacggcaaatcagctgctgctctagtgaagaaacccaaggttgaacccaaacccgagactaagtgcttctgtaataaggggaacagccactggagcagaattaccctagatacttggtagatgagaaggctggcaaggtcgatagaagtatattggatatacattgtgttaatgtgtactttactagtactcctagtagcaccagggtattagataccggttcggttactaagtgttagtaactcgaaataaaagctacggaataaacggagactagctaaaggtgagatgacgatatgtgttggaagtatttccaaggttgatcaaatatcgtacgctccctctaccatcaagattggtgtttgcgttgagcatagacatgattggattatgtctatcgcaatacggttattcatttaaggagaataatggttactctgtttatttgaataataccttcaatggtcttgcacctaaaatgaatggtttattgaatctcgatcgtagtgatacacatgttcatgccaaaagatataagatagtaatgatagtaccacctacttgtggcactgccacgtaagtcatatcggtataaaacgcatgaagaagctccatgttgatggatctttgggctcactcgtttttgaaaagtttgagacatgcgaaccatgtctattggtgtatatgcatgaagaaactccatgcaaatggaccgtttggactcacttgattttgaatcacttgagacatgcaaatcataccacatgggcaagatgactgaaagcctcgttttcagtaaaatggaactagaaagcaacttgttggaagtaatacattttgatgtgtgcagtccaatgagtgctgaggcatgtagtggatatcgttatgttcttacttcacagatgatttgagtagatgttgagtatatttacttgatgaatcacgagtctgaattattgaaaggttcaagtaatttcagggtgaagttgaaagatcgtcgtgacaagaggataaaagatctatgatatgatcatagagatgaatatctgaattacgagtttggcacagaattaagacattgtggaaattgtttcacaactaatacagcctggaacaccatagtgtgatggtgtgtccgaacatcataactgcaccctattggatatgatgcataccatgatgtctcttatcgaattaccacgatagtttatgggttaggcattagagacaaccacattcactttaaatagggcaccacgtaattccgatgagatgacaccgtatgaactatggtttagagaaacctaagctgtcatttcttaaaagtttggggctgcgacgcttatgtgaaaaagtttcaggctgataagctcgaacccaaagcggataaatgcatcttcataggacacccaaaacagttgggtatacctcctgtctcagatccgaaagcaataagggattgtttctagaatcgggtcctttctcgaggaaaagtttctctcgaaagaattgagtgggaggatggtggagacttgatgaggttattgaaccgtctcttcaactagtgtgtggcagggcacaggaagttgttcctgtggcacctacaccaattgaagtggaagcttatgatagtgatcatgaaacttcagatcaagtcactaccaaacctcgtgggatgacaaggatgcgtactacttcagagtggtacgtaatcctgtcttggaagtcatgttgctagacaacaatgaacctacgagctatggagaagcgatggtgggcccggattccgataaatggctcgaggccataaaatccgagagaggatccatgtatgaaaacaaagtgtagactttggcagaacggctcgatggtcgtaaggctgttgagtacagatggattttaaaaggaagacggacaatgatggtaagtatcaccattaagaaagctcgacttgtcgttaagattttttccgacaagttcaaggagttgactatgatgagactttctcactcgtagcgatgctaagagtctgttggaattatattagcgattactgcattatttatgaaatcttgcagataggatgtcaaaacattgtttcctcgacgattttcttgaggaaaggttgtatgtgatacaaccggaaggttttgtcaatcctgaaagatgctaataagtatgcaaagctccagcaatccttctaaggactggagtaagcatctcggagttggaatgtatgctttgatgagatgatcaaagattttgggtgtatacaaagtttatgagaaacttgtatttccaaagaagtgagtgggagcactatagaatttctgatgagtatatgttgttgacatattgtggatcagaaatgatgtagaatttctggaaagcatatagggttatttgaaaagtgtttttcaatagaaaacctggattaggctacttgaacattgagcatcaagatctatgaggatagatcaaaaacgctaatggtactttcaaatgagcacataccttgacatgatcttgaaggtgttcaagatggatcagtcaaaggaaggagttcttgcctgagttgtaaggtatgaagttaagacttaaagctcgaccacggcagaagaaagagaaaggacgaatgtcgtcccctatgcttttgtcataggctctatacggtatgccatgctgagtaccgcacctgatgtgtgccttgccacatgtctggcaagagggtacaaaggtgatccaggagtggatcactagatagcggtcaaaattgtccttggagtaataaggacatgtttctcgattatggaggtgataaagagttcggcgtaaagggttacatcgatgcaagctttaacacctatccgaatgactctgagtagcaaaccggatacgtatagtggagcaaccatttggaatagctccaagtggagcgtggaagcagcatttataatatgacctagagatttgcgaagtacatacggatctgaatgttgcagacccgttgactaaaacctctctcacaagcaaaacatgatcaaacccagaactcattgagtcttaatcacatgatgatgtgaactagtttagtgacactagtaaactcttggatgttggtcacatggcgatgtgacctgtgagtgttaatcacatggcgatgtgaactagattattgactctagtgcaagtgggagactgttggaaatatgccctagaggcaataataaattgattattattatatttccttgttcatgataatcgtttattatccatgctagaattgtattgataggaaactcagatacatgtgtggatacatagacaacaccatgtccctagtaagcctctagttgactagctcgttgatcaatagatggttacggtttcctgaccatggacattggatgtcgttgataacgggatcacatcattaggagaatgatgtgatggacaagacccaatcctaagcctagcacaagatcgtgtagttcgtatgctaaagcttttctaatgtcaagtatcatttccttagaccatgagattgtgcaactcccggataccgtaggaatactttgggtgtgccaaacgtcacaacgtaactgggtggctataaaggtgcactacaggtatctccgaaagtgtctgttgggttggcacgaatcgagactgggatttgtcactccgtgtaaacggagaggtatctctgggcccactcggtaggacatcatcataatgtgcacaatgtgaccaaggagttgatcacgggatgatgtgttacggaacgagtaaagagacttgccagtaacgagattgaacaaggtatcgggataccgacgatcgaatctcgggcaagtatcataccgctagacaaagggaattgtatacgggattgatcgaatcctcgacatcgtggttcatccgatgagatcatcgtggaacatgtgggaaccaacatgggtatccagatcccgctgttggttattgaccggagaacgtctcggtcatgtctgcatggttcccgaacccgtagggtctacacacttaaggttcgatgacgctagggttatagggaatagatatacgtggttaccgaatgttgttcggagtcccggatgagatcccggacgtcacgaggagttccggaatggtccggaggtaaagatttatatatgggaagtcatgttttggtcaccggaaaagtttcgggttttaccggtagtgtactgggaccaccggaggggtccgggggtccaccaagtggggccaccagcgccggagggctgcatgggccaagtgtgggaggggaccagccccaggtgggctggtgcgccccccccaccaaggcccaaggcgcctccaagagggaaggggggcaaaccctagggcagatgggccctaaggcccaccccaggtgcgcctccccctctcccccttgtggccgccacccagatgggatctgggggctgccgccacccctagggagggaaccctaggtgggggcgcagccccttcccttcctctatatatacttgaggtttgggctgcccaagacacacgagttcctctccttcttggcgcagccctacccctctccctcctcgtctcttgcggtgcttggcgaagccctgctggagtaccacgctcctccaccaccaccacgccgttgtgctgctgttggatggagtcttcctcaacctctccctctccttgctggatcaaggcatgggagacgtcaccgggttgtacgtgtgttgaacgcggaggtgccgtccgttcggcgctaggatctccggtgatttggatcacgacgagtacgactccttcaaccccgttctcttgaacgcttccgcttagcgatctacaagggtatgtagatgcactcttcttcccctcgttgctggtttctccatagatagatcttggtgacacgtaggaaaattttgaatttctgctacgttccccaacatgttgtcatccctctagtggtgtcatgtgaatgtcgactacatgacacttcaccattgtttgggcctagagggaggcattgggaagtaataagtagatgatgggttgctagagtgacagaagcttaaatcctagtttatgcgttgcttcgtaaggggctgatttggatccatatgtttcatgctatggttaggtttacgttaatacttctgttgtagttgcgaatgcttgcaatgggggttaatcataagtgggatgcttgtccaagtaaggacatcacccaagcaccgatccacccacatatcaaattatcaaagtaccgaacatgaatcatatgagcgtgatgaaaactagcttgacgataatttccatgtgtcctcgggagcgctttccttcatataagagtttgttcagacttgtcctttgctacaaaaaggattgggccatcttgctgcaccttatttacttttattacttgctactcattacaaattatcttatcacaaaactatctgttatcgataatttcagtgcttgcagagaataccttactgaaaactgcatatcatttccttctgctcctcgttgggttcgacactcttacttatcgaaaaggctacgatagactccttacacttgtgggtcatcaaggaccccgtggaggttggatgaacagtagccggtggaggctagagGAACTCGACgttagatgaacagtagccggtggaggctagagGAACTCGATGGTAgatgaacggtagcccgtggaggcgggagcGAGGTAGTAGACGATGAATGAATAGTAgcatgtggagtcccgttttgcggtacgccacacccctcccgatgaataggaccccgtttcgactgtaagtgctcaaacagaagtctgtttcctccgttttgcggtacaccacatccctctcgatcaacaggaccctgtttcgaccataggcgctcgaacataagtctgtttcctctgttttgcggtacgccatactcTTTTCGATGAACATAACCCCATTTCGACGCGGTCGAACAAAAGGTCGTTTCGACCGTAATCAAAGCAATTGGGCGAAACTAAGAGATTAAGTCAGCACCCTTGACTTTGGGAATAAGCGATAAAATGGCATAGTTAAGACAACAAATGTCAACAGTCCCCAAACAAAAGCTTTGGATAATAGCACAAACCAGAGGACGCAAGACCTGTCAAAATAACCGGAGGAACGCAATAGAAAAGCCATCCGGGCCCGAAGCCAAATTCAAGTTAGCAGAGTTAATGACCAGCTAAATTTCTTCCACGGAAAGAGGAACCAAGAGGAGCAGGTTTTCCTCCCCCGAAACACGCCTATCCTGATCCCAAAGATTGGGCGAGATGATAAACCAGAAGCAGGCCTGGCAGGTGGCAGCTAACAAACCAGCAAAGAAATTATGCACGTGCTCAAGAATAAGGCGAGGCTCATCTACTCGGACACCATCAATGATCAGACTTTTAATCAAACATCTATGACGACGACCATTGGCAATAGCGAAGAAATACGAAGTGAGAGAATCCCCTTTTAGGGCCCAATTAATCGTGCCACACTACCTCTAGTAAATATCAGCCTACCGGTGGAGCTGCATAGGAATAGCCTGAAGATCATAGCAATGTTGCCAGCCAGCAGCCGAGAGCCCGGAGGAGTCAGCCTCCGCATCCAGCAACGAAACCTGCCCCAACAGTTTGCGCTTAATTTTGTGGGCTTCAGTCGCTGGTTACGGCACCACCCTTTAAGGAATTTACGGAGTTGATAAGAGCAGAAATGCCAATCATCCATAGGACCAAAAGAACGAACTCTAGACTTTAGGAGGGAAGTAATCTTCCCAGCAACCAAATCACAAAAACTCTCGACCAAAAGCCAAGATGCATCAAACTGAAATCTGGAAACTATAACCGGAGAGGAAACGCCTAAATCCAAGATGAGAGGAGAGTGGTCCGACCCGACCTGGGGTAAGGCAGAGAGAGAACGCCGTGGGAAAAGCGTATCCCAAGCAGAAGAAGAGAAAACACGATCCAACACCAAATGAACCGGGTTAGCCTTATGGTTAGACCAGGTAAAACGCGATCTGGTCCTAGAAAATTCGCAGAGGGCACACTCCACAATAAAATCATTGAAAGCATCAACCAACGGCCATGAGAAGTTAGAATTGTTCTTCTCAACAAGGAACCTAAGAAGGCTAAAATCACCACTGATGACCAACGGGACGTTACACTTGTGAATCTTAGCAGTAAGCTCATCTAAAAAAAGCGGGGAGAGTGAATGATCAGCTGGGCCATAAACCACCATAATCTCCCAAAGCATGTTGAGACTCTTGTGAAACACCACCATACTAGCCCAAAAGATCTCGCGATCAAAagcaacaaaatcaaaataatCCACCTTCGCACCAATAAGAATGCCACCTGAATGCCCCAACGCCGGTAAACAACGCCAAACAAATCGGTCGGCACCAGCAATCGAGGATAACTCAGTATTAGAAAAAGAAGCTTTGAAGGTTTCAGTGAGGCAAACCCGGTCGATATTAGCATCACGCACCAAATCCCGAATTTGGTCTCGGCGCCCCCTAGCACCGAAACCTCGGATGTCCCAAAACGCAGCTTTCATCTGAAGGAGAGGTTTTTGATACGAAGACTTGACTTGCTCGGGGCCACGCAGGATTTAGCTCTACTAGCTAGGCCGCCCCTTTTTGGTCGTTGTAGGAGGAAGGCCACAACCCTCCCCCGACCCACCATCAACACCCGCATCCGAGGCAGATGATCTTTATGTTTCAAAGGTTCATGTGGTGACGGATTCTCGGCGACTGTACAACACCTTCAAGGTGAATATCATGGCACCAGTAGTATGGTTATCAAGGACATTAGAGCAAAGATGGCGAGCCTGGATGATCTATGTGCTGAGCATGAGGCTAGAGAGTCTAATTATGAAGCTCATGAACTAGCTAGGGCTGCTGTTTATTTTGATTTGGGGCGTCATGTGTGGCTTTTAAATACCCGTGACATTGTATGTATTCCTTCTTGTGCTTTGAGTGAAAATAAAGACGGTAACGTGTGTGTTCTGATACCCGGTTCAAAGAAGCTCGAAATCTTAAAACATTTGGGCTCGGGGGATATACCCTGTTTGAATTTACATGTCCACTTTGAGTAAAAAAACGCCTTCAAACACAATGAGATACATGCATCTATGGTTTCTTTTGCAGGTAAACATGCATCAAATCAAGTATCTAACTCTAAAGAATGTAGTTATTGACTATTGGTAGCAGCAGCTCCATGTAATTTTCAGGGCAAGGGGAAATGTAAATAAAATGCACTGTCAGTGTATGTGCTATCTTCTTGTATACTTCATCTAAGGGTAATTAAATATGCGGAAGCCAGCTTTCCTATCAGTTGGCggagcttcgtgagggcgacctgGGCGGTGGCCAACCTGAGCTTCTTGTATATCTTTGCATTCGATCAATTTATCCACTAAAAAAAAGCTTATAGTGACTGAGTTTGCCCCTCCAGCCAATGGCCCCCCCATGAATTTAGCCCAAGCTCCGCCACTCCTATAGAGATTGTATGGACCTCAGAAGTAGCACAAACAAAGAAGTGAAGCAATGGTACTACCAAGTAGCCGCATAGATCAGTACATTCAGTCAAGAACACAGTTTGCGACAGAAAGGCTACAAGCTCAACCATAGTCTTGATAAATGTCTACTCCTAAGACAACAAAATGGAAATCTAGCAACACCGGTCAGTTTAACTTGACACACATTGTCAGAACAAGTAAACTAGTCATTACTACAACATATCGATAAGGATAGATACTACTGGATATACGCAAGCATCAGGGCGTACCAAATCAATCCCAGATGGTAGTATGGCACTTCCAAATGCATATGTAACTCAAACATTGGCTGGGAAAAGCCAGGTAGGATGCCATACCCCGCGAGTTGCCTCCGTCGCCGCCGTCTCAAATGGCAATGGCACCACTGTATTGTCTCTCACGTTGTACATGACACAGTCGAACAGGTCATCCTCAGGGACCCTCTTCTGCTCTCTCGGAAGAGGCAGATTCCGTTCGGTCATAGCGTAGACGCAGTCTTCTCGAGCTCCAGGCTGGGCAGGGAGTGACTCGGAGCAGTCTCGGCTGACAAACAGAGCACGCCCCATCAGTGTATCCACCTTGCTCCAGTGCCCAGGGCCGCTGCCGCTCAGGCCCACCGCCTCCGAGACCTCGAACCGGGTCCGTATCGCCCTCACGTAAAAGGGGTCCCAGTGATCCACGTCGACCTGCCGTTCCACCACCAGCAGCTGATGGCCGGATGCGACCAGGTAGAAGAAGATGCCCAGTTGGCAGCCGGCAGTCGAGTCAGATTCCACGCGATCTCTTGGTGCGGCGCTTACGCATTGGACGGAGCTGACAGCGGCCTGCTCGTCGCTGGTATCCAAGGCATGCAGCTCCGGTGGTTCAAGACAGCCATTACCATATTCTGCAGCGAGGACGTAAAGCTTCTCTTTGAAGATTGCAATGTCAACGACATGGGTTTCTCCAGGGGGCTCCCACACCTTGGCCGAGCATGTTCCGAAACCCTGTGGCGGCCCGCGAGCAAAGATTTTGACCTTGTCCCTGGCAATGAGAGCGACAATCTTATCAGACACCACCACCTTGCTTATCCTGTCAAAGCTGTGGTAACATTGGTAGTGGTGGATTTTGCCGTGGGGGAAGGTGAGGTATGTCTCGTCACGGAGGACGATCCAGAGGAGCGCTGGGTGGAGCCGGGGATATGGTTTTGGCGCGAGGAAGAATTCGGAACGATCGGCGCGTGCCCGTGTCACCTGCAATTAATATTAAAGCAAAGGAAGTCACGATGCAGTCATGCTTCAGGTTAGCTCTGAACAAGTTGTTGAACAATGAATGACGAAAAAACTGAACATGGACAAGTTATTTAACATGAGAAAATGGAACCTTTCACAGCAGTCATAACACTGAAGAAAAGTGGAGTACATTGGTTTTAGCTAAGAGTAGCATCAAACTGAACTTACTGTTTGCCACATTTGCTGGACAATCACAAGACTACGACATTTAGGCAAAACATTCTCACAGTATAGTTCATGGTAAAGTAATGCCAAGTttgatgatttatttatttattgcaacCAAAATTTAGTTTTCATACTTTGGTTCCTCAATATAACTCTGACTATCTACCAGCTATCAGGTATGTGAAGTAAAGATTCAGATTGtcaatttatttatttatctacCCTTGTGAGCTCCTAAGAAATACACAAGAGTACCTGGCAGTAGAAAATTCCAATTCACCAAGAACACAAATTGCATCCATGGACAC is from Triticum aestivum cultivar Chinese Spring chromosome 3A, IWGSC CS RefSeq v2.1, whole genome shotgun sequence and encodes:
- the LOC123057881 gene encoding uncharacterized protein, giving the protein MEDCLDGAGAGNGDEGSSRCGGGLKGSQSAGMEEQQRPGIVDDAESRVEEQPRTKRTRKNKVTRARADRSEFFLAPKPYPRLHPALLWIVLRDETYLTFPHGKIHHYQCYHSFDRISKVVVSDKIVALIARDKVKIFARGPPQGFGTCSAKVWEPPGETHVVDIAIFKEKLYVLAAEYGNGCLEPPELHALDTSDEQAAVSSVQCVSAAPRDRVESDSTAGCQLGIFFYLVASGHQLLVVERQVDVDHWDPFYVRAIRTRFEVSEAVGLSGSGPGHWSKVDTLMGRALFVSRDCSESLPAQPGAREDCVYAMTERNLPLPREQKRVPEDDLFDCVMYNVRDNTVVPLPFETAATEATRGVWHPTWLFPANV